In Vibrio alginolyticus NBRC 15630 = ATCC 17749, one genomic interval encodes:
- the speB gene encoding agmatinase, with translation MNDLFTKTDYSLYSNSMSFLRLPYIRNPVSADADVVVLGVPLDMATSGRPGARMGPDAIRRASVNLAWEGKKFPWSFNVLDKLKVIDAGDLVFDCGDAEDFTYRLEAATSEILKSGKTMLGLGGDHFITLPILRAYAKHHGQMALIHFDAHTDTYANGSSYDHGTMFYHAPKEGLISAKNSIQIGIRTEYKQQDHGFNVINAMQANDMSVNEILEEIRRTVADKPVYVTFDIDCLDPAFAPGTGTPVCGGLNSDKALKIIRGLAGMNIVGMDVVEVSPPYDHSDVTALAGATIALEMLYAYASERE, from the coding sequence ATGAATGATTTGTTTACTAAAACTGATTATTCGCTTTACTCCAACTCTATGTCGTTTTTACGTCTGCCGTACATTCGTAACCCGGTATCGGCAGACGCAGACGTTGTGGTGTTGGGAGTCCCTCTGGACATGGCAACATCTGGTCGTCCAGGTGCGCGTATGGGTCCAGATGCAATTCGCCGTGCCTCAGTCAACTTGGCATGGGAAGGTAAGAAGTTCCCGTGGAGCTTCAACGTATTGGATAAACTGAAAGTGATCGACGCGGGCGACCTTGTGTTCGATTGCGGTGATGCGGAAGATTTCACTTACCGTCTAGAGGCGGCAACCAGTGAAATTCTAAAAAGCGGTAAAACCATGTTGGGATTGGGCGGTGACCACTTCATCACACTGCCTATCCTGCGTGCCTACGCGAAGCATCATGGTCAAATGGCTCTGATTCACTTTGATGCTCATACGGATACCTACGCAAATGGCAGTTCATACGACCACGGTACGATGTTCTACCATGCGCCGAAAGAAGGTTTGATCTCAGCAAAGAACTCAATACAAATCGGCATTCGTACGGAGTACAAACAGCAAGATCACGGCTTCAATGTGATTAATGCGATGCAAGCGAATGACATGTCGGTGAACGAGATCCTAGAAGAAATTCGTCGCACCGTCGCAGACAAGCCAGTATATGTCACTTTTGACATCGACTGCTTAGACCCGGCCTTCGCACCGGGAACTGGTACACCAGTTTGTGGTGGCTTGAACTCAGACAAAGCGCTGAAAATTATTCGTGGTTTAGCCGGCATGAATATCGTGGGTATGGATGTTGTCGAAGTATCGCCTCCATACGACCACAGTGATGTTACCGCACTAGCGGGAGCAACCATCGCACTAGAAATGCTTTACGCATACGCATCTGAGCGCGAATAG
- the speA gene encoding arginine decarboxylase has translation MEKATKLDRIRADYNVHYWSQGFYGIDDQGEVYVSPRSDRAHQIPFSAIVNELEAKQLNLPVLVRFPQIVHQRVHGICHAFNQAIEEYQYPNKYLLVYPIKVNQQREVVDEILASQAQLETKQLGLEAGSKPELLAVLALAQQGSSVIVCNGYKDREYVRLALIGEKLGHKVFIVLEKLSELDLVLEEAKSLGVKPRLGLRIRLASQGAGKWQASGGEKSKFGLSASQVLSVIERLKREGNLDAMQLVHFHLGSQMANIRDVRNGVNESARFYCELRALGANIEYFDVGGGLAVDYDGTRSQSSNSMNYGLAEYARNIVNTVGDVCLQYEQPMPVIISESGRSLTAHHAVLISNVIGTESYLPEEVHERDDDAPLLLQNMWRNWENLQDGTDARALIEIYNDTQSDLAEVHSQFATGVLNLEQRAWAEQLSLRIYFELSRKMSTKNRFHRPILDELSERLADKFFVNFSLFQSLPDAWGIDQVFPVLPLSGLGEAEERRAVMLDITCDSDGAIDHYVDGQGIESTLPVPAWSKDKPYLMGFFLVGAYQEILGDMHNLFGDTHSAVVNVDEHGQFEISYINEGDSVEDMMRYVHIDVDAIRDNYKQLVSQRVEANEQAQILAELEQGLAGYTYLEDF, from the coding sequence TTGGAAAAAGCAACTAAATTAGACCGCATCCGCGCGGACTACAACGTTCACTACTGGAGCCAAGGTTTCTACGGCATTGATGACCAAGGCGAAGTATATGTATCACCACGTAGTGATCGTGCACATCAAATCCCTTTCAGTGCGATTGTAAATGAGCTAGAAGCGAAGCAGTTAAATCTGCCTGTATTAGTACGCTTCCCGCAAATTGTGCACCAACGTGTGCATGGTATTTGCCACGCATTCAACCAAGCAATTGAAGAATACCAATATCCAAACAAATACTTGTTGGTGTACCCAATTAAAGTAAACCAACAACGTGAAGTGGTGGATGAAATTCTAGCGAGCCAAGCTCAACTAGAAACCAAGCAGCTTGGTCTTGAAGCGGGTAGCAAGCCAGAATTGTTGGCGGTACTTGCATTGGCTCAACAAGGTAGCTCCGTGATCGTGTGTAATGGCTACAAAGACCGTGAGTATGTGCGTCTTGCACTGATCGGTGAAAAGCTAGGCCACAAAGTATTCATCGTACTAGAGAAGCTTTCTGAGCTGGATCTGGTACTAGAAGAAGCGAAAAGTTTGGGCGTAAAACCGCGCCTTGGTTTACGCATTCGCCTCGCCTCTCAAGGCGCAGGGAAATGGCAAGCAAGTGGCGGTGAAAAATCGAAGTTTGGTTTATCAGCATCGCAAGTGCTTAGCGTTATTGAACGTCTTAAACGCGAAGGCAACCTAGACGCGATGCAACTGGTTCACTTCCACCTTGGTTCACAGATGGCAAACATCCGTGATGTACGCAATGGTGTGAACGAGTCTGCACGTTTCTACTGCGAACTACGCGCACTCGGTGCAAACATCGAGTACTTCGATGTGGGCGGCGGCTTGGCAGTGGATTATGACGGCACACGCAGCCAATCATCGAATTCGATGAACTACGGCCTTGCAGAATACGCACGTAATATCGTCAACACAGTGGGCGATGTGTGTCTGCAATACGAACAACCAATGCCAGTGATCATTTCGGAATCGGGTCGCTCGCTAACAGCGCACCACGCTGTATTGATTTCTAACGTAATTGGTACCGAATCGTACCTACCGGAAGAAGTACATGAGCGTGATGATGACGCTCCGCTTTTGCTACAAAACATGTGGCGAAACTGGGAAAACTTACAAGATGGTACAGACGCTCGTGCGTTAATTGAGATTTACAATGATACCCAAAGTGATTTGGCAGAAGTGCACTCTCAATTTGCTACAGGCGTGCTTAACTTGGAACAACGTGCGTGGGCAGAACAATTGTCACTGCGCATTTACTTCGAATTAAGCCGCAAGATGAGCACTAAGAATCGCTTCCACCGTCCGATTCTGGACGAGTTGAGCGAACGTCTTGCAGATAAGTTCTTCGTGAACTTCTCTCTCTTCCAATCTCTACCAGATGCTTGGGGTATTGATCAGGTGTTCCCTGTTCTGCCACTTTCTGGTCTTGGCGAGGCGGAAGAGCGTCGTGCAGTGATGTTGGACATCACATGTGACTCTGATGGCGCGATCGATCACTACGTTGATGGTCAAGGCATCGAGAGCACGCTACCTGTACCAGCTTGGAGCAAAGACAAACCGTACTTAATGGGCTTTTTTCTAGTAGGCGCATACCAAGAAATCCTTGGTGACATGCACAACCTATTTGGTGATACCCACAGTGCTGTAGTCAATGTTGATGAACACGGTCAATTTGAGATCAGTTACATCAACGAAGGTGATAGTGTAGAAGACATGATGCGCTACGTTCATATCGACGTGGATGCGATTCGTGACAATTATAAACAATTGGTTTCACAGCGAGTTGAAGCCAATGAACAAGCACAAATCCTAGCAGAACTAGAACAAGGTCTAGCAGGATACACCTATTTAGAGGACTTCTGA
- a CDS encoding MBL fold metallo-hydrolase codes for MYLAEYSDKLLLLDGASRADIPHLKDFIEHQLHRPFSDLKLVVVTHMHPDHAGGAHKLRDLTGCKLLAAKRENQWYSGVDGWLMHLTDLMLARWMANRMRKPKQNLWYSRKLKPDIELIDGQFIPGFDDWQVLETLGHTDRDLSVYHSEQDVLYVADLMVQVKKHLIAPFPIFHPNQYRQSLKRVFEMNPQCLLLAHGGEVTLDEKAYQHILNTAPTKPMTHWRVTKVKAKGLLFALFRRK; via the coding sequence ATGTATCTCGCCGAATATTCCGATAAATTATTGTTGCTTGATGGTGCCAGTCGAGCAGACATCCCTCATCTTAAAGACTTTATTGAACATCAACTCCATCGTCCTTTTTCTGACCTAAAGTTGGTTGTTGTGACCCACATGCATCCAGACCATGCTGGTGGTGCGCACAAACTACGTGATTTAACAGGATGCAAGCTATTGGCCGCAAAGCGAGAGAACCAGTGGTATAGCGGTGTAGACGGTTGGCTAATGCATTTGACCGATTTGATGTTAGCACGCTGGATGGCGAATCGGATGCGTAAACCAAAGCAAAACCTGTGGTATTCCCGCAAGCTAAAGCCAGATATTGAACTTATTGATGGACAGTTTATTCCTGGATTTGATGATTGGCAGGTGCTAGAAACGCTAGGGCATACCGACCGAGATCTGTCGGTTTATCATTCTGAACAAGATGTGTTGTATGTGGCGGATTTAATGGTGCAGGTGAAAAAGCATCTGATTGCGCCGTTTCCCATATTTCATCCGAATCAATATCGGCAATCATTAAAGCGTGTGTTTGAGATGAATCCGCAATGTTTGCTTTTGGCACATGGGGGAGAGGTGACTTTGGATGAAAAAGCGTATCAGCACATTTTGAATACAGCGCCGACTAAGCCAATGACGCACTGGCGAGTGACAAAAGTTAAAGCGAAGGGATTGTTGTTTGCGTTATTTCGTAGGAAGTAG
- a CDS encoding ATP-dependent zinc protease family protein, whose product MNQKMIIGNAEAICLPELGITHLEARIDTGAQTSSLHVDNIDCFEKDGQSYVAFDLHPDVYHLEQVVRCTAKLKANRKVKSSNGTFEHRCVITTMLRMGDQQWPIDITLTNREKMTYMMLLGRQGMADKVLVDPSQSHLLAS is encoded by the coding sequence ATGAATCAGAAAATGATCATTGGGAATGCCGAAGCTATTTGCTTGCCAGAGTTAGGGATTACTCACCTTGAAGCGCGTATTGATACAGGCGCTCAAACCTCTTCATTACATGTAGACAATATTGATTGCTTTGAAAAAGATGGTCAGTCTTATGTTGCATTCGATCTGCACCCAGATGTATACCATTTAGAACAAGTGGTTCGCTGCACAGCGAAACTAAAAGCAAACCGTAAGGTTAAATCTTCTAACGGTACTTTTGAGCACCGCTGCGTGATCACAACGATGCTGCGTATGGGCGACCAACAATGGCCAATCGACATTACGTTGACTAACCGTGAAAAAATGACTTACATGATGTTGTTAGGTCGTCAGGGCATGGCAGACAAAGTGCTCGTTGATCCTAGCCAATCTCACTTATTGGCATCTTAA
- the rimK gene encoding 30S ribosomal protein S6--L-glutamate ligase has translation MRIAILSRNENLYSTMRLKQAGEERGHQIDVIDTLHCYMDITSNNPKIRYKGEELPQYDAVIPRIGASITFYGTAVVRQFEMMGTFCVNESVAISRSRDKLRSLQLLSRKGIGLPRTGFAHHPDNIQDVIKNVGGAPLVIKLLEGTQGIGVVLAETNKAAESVIEAFMGLKANIMVQEFIEEAKGADIRCFVVGNKVIAAMKRQAKEGEFRSNLHRGGSAQLVRLSKEERATAVNAAKVMGLNLCGVDILQSKNGPVVMEVNSSPGLEGIELATGKNIAGMIFDFIEKNAKPNSNRTRGKG, from the coding sequence ATGCGTATTGCTATTCTCTCTCGTAATGAGAATTTATATTCAACCATGCGCCTAAAACAGGCGGGTGAAGAACGTGGGCATCAAATCGATGTGATCGACACGCTTCACTGTTATATGGACATTACGAGCAACAACCCTAAGATCCGCTACAAGGGTGAAGAATTACCGCAATACGATGCTGTTATTCCGCGTATTGGGGCATCTATTACGTTTTACGGCACTGCTGTTGTACGTCAGTTTGAAATGATGGGTACATTTTGTGTCAACGAATCTGTCGCGATCAGCCGCTCTCGTGACAAGTTGCGCTCATTGCAATTGCTATCACGTAAAGGCATCGGTTTGCCACGCACTGGCTTTGCTCACCATCCTGACAACATTCAGGACGTGATCAAAAACGTTGGTGGCGCACCTCTAGTGATTAAATTGCTAGAAGGCACTCAAGGCATTGGTGTTGTACTTGCTGAAACAAATAAAGCGGCAGAAAGTGTGATTGAAGCTTTCATGGGTTTGAAAGCTAACATCATGGTGCAAGAATTTATCGAAGAAGCAAAAGGCGCGGACATCCGCTGTTTTGTTGTCGGAAATAAGGTGATTGCCGCAATGAAGCGCCAAGCAAAGGAAGGCGAGTTCCGTTCTAACCTTCACCGTGGTGGCTCTGCACAACTCGTGCGTTTGAGCAAAGAAGAGCGTGCGACCGCTGTAAATGCAGCGAAAGTGATGGGCTTGAACCTTTGTGGTGTGGATATCCTTCAATCTAAAAATGGCCCAGTGGTAATGGAAGTGAACTCTTCCCCTGGTCTAGAAGGCATCGAACTAGCAACTGGTAAAAACATTGCAGGTATGATCTTCGATTTTATCGAGAAAAACGCTAAGCCAAATTCAAACCGTACTCGCGGTAAAGGTTGA
- a CDS encoding TetR/AcrR family transcriptional regulator gives MNVKRKSRSETKREAILCAARQAFQEFGVQNTSMDKLSSIAQVSKRTVYNHFPSKEAIVTELLTELWRSSMMESDIKRLATLPLKDQLIELLYSEIIVVTEPNYIELAKVAFGHFLFKPEDLKEQAEQMSKQETALYRWLTEKSNSGALQIDDVHIASTQLHNLLKGSAFWPQLMGIRPSLSNEESRLLATQTAELFLSHYQNS, from the coding sequence ATGAATGTAAAAAGAAAAAGTCGTAGCGAAACCAAAAGAGAAGCCATCTTGTGCGCGGCAAGGCAAGCGTTTCAAGAGTTTGGAGTGCAAAACACCAGCATGGATAAGCTCTCTTCAATCGCACAAGTCTCTAAGCGCACGGTCTATAATCACTTCCCTTCTAAGGAAGCGATCGTGACGGAGTTGCTGACTGAGCTTTGGCGTTCGTCAATGATGGAAAGCGATATTAAACGCTTGGCCACTCTGCCACTTAAAGATCAATTGATTGAATTACTCTACAGCGAGATCATTGTGGTGACGGAACCAAACTATATTGAGCTGGCAAAAGTGGCATTTGGGCACTTCTTATTTAAGCCGGAAGATCTCAAAGAACAAGCAGAACAAATGTCGAAACAGGAAACCGCCCTGTACCGCTGGCTTACTGAGAAATCGAACAGTGGCGCTTTGCAAATTGATGATGTACATATAGCAAGCACTCAATTGCACAACTTACTTAAAGGCAGTGCATTCTGGCCGCAGTTAATGGGAATTCGCCCCTCTTTGTCGAATGAAGAATCTAGGCTGTTAGCTACCCAAACGGCGGAACTTTTTTTAAGTCACTATCAAAACAGCTAA
- a CDS encoding MBL fold metallo-hydrolase, which translates to MGTSMISCSNVDTEKAPTYPDKFANTELEYKSGLGDMFEIMKAYFTTERLNPTPTIEIPVHAITAQQLLEEHDDVIYRLGHSSVLMKLDGKLVMTDPVFSDRASPVKWAGPKRFHKTPITIEDLPTIDVVVISHDHYDHLDKASIKVLGDKVGTFLVPLKVGQLLVNWGVPKEKVIELDWWESHSVDGIEYTLTPTQHFSGRGLTDRDTTLWGSWVINAQQHKVFFSGDSGYFNGFKEIGEKYGPFDFTMIETGAYNELWSDIHMFPEQSVQAHIDVQGKVMMPIHNSTFDLSMHDWNEPMQRALDISEERGVTLVSPEIGQRLAIAEPQPARAWWQ; encoded by the coding sequence ATGGGTACATCCATGATTTCTTGTTCTAATGTTGATACTGAAAAAGCGCCAACATACCCGGACAAATTTGCAAATACAGAGTTGGAATACAAAAGCGGTTTGGGCGACATGTTCGAAATCATGAAAGCGTATTTTACGACTGAGCGCCTTAACCCAACACCAACGATTGAAATTCCAGTGCATGCGATCACAGCGCAGCAGCTGTTAGAAGAGCACGATGACGTCATCTATCGTCTGGGTCACTCAAGCGTATTAATGAAGCTCGATGGAAAACTGGTGATGACCGACCCTGTATTCAGTGATCGCGCGTCTCCTGTGAAATGGGCTGGGCCAAAACGTTTTCACAAAACTCCCATCACGATAGAAGATTTGCCAACTATCGATGTGGTGGTGATCAGTCATGACCATTACGATCACCTAGATAAAGCTTCTATTAAAGTGCTAGGCGACAAGGTGGGCACTTTCTTGGTGCCGTTAAAAGTGGGGCAATTACTGGTTAACTGGGGGGTGCCGAAGGAGAAAGTGATCGAGCTAGATTGGTGGGAGTCACATTCTGTCGACGGCATTGAATATACATTGACTCCGACTCAGCATTTCTCCGGTCGAGGTTTGACAGACCGCGATACGACGCTGTGGGGCAGTTGGGTTATCAATGCACAACAACACAAAGTGTTCTTCAGTGGTGACTCTGGTTACTTCAATGGCTTTAAAGAGATTGGCGAAAAGTACGGTCCATTTGACTTCACCATGATTGAAACAGGTGCGTACAATGAACTCTGGTCAGACATTCACATGTTCCCAGAGCAAAGCGTTCAAGCACACATCGATGTGCAGGGCAAAGTTATGATGCCGATCCATAACAGCACGTTTGATTTATCGATGCACGATTGGAATGAACCGATGCAACGCGCGTTAGACATCAGTGAAGAGCGCGGTGTAACGTTAGTTAGCCCTGAGATTGGTCAACGCTTGGCGATTGCGGAGCCTCAGCCTGCTCGGGCATGGTGGCAATAA
- a CDS encoding DUF5329 family protein has product MKAKWTLLLTLSILPTFALAGVEQDISTLIKRVEQSSCTFIRNGKSYTNQEAAEHMRNKWDYAKDDVDSVDVFIKEVASKSWLSGKPYWVDCQEERITSEEWLTSLMRTTDHIQ; this is encoded by the coding sequence ATGAAAGCAAAGTGGACGTTGTTACTTACATTAAGCATTCTGCCTACCTTTGCACTAGCAGGGGTAGAGCAAGATATCTCGACGTTGATAAAACGAGTTGAGCAATCCTCTTGCACTTTTATCCGCAACGGCAAGTCGTACACTAATCAAGAAGCAGCAGAACACATGCGCAATAAATGGGATTACGCCAAAGATGACGTTGATTCCGTGGATGTGTTTATAAAAGAAGTTGCGTCGAAAAGTTGGTTATCTGGCAAACCATATTGGGTGGATTGCCAAGAGGAACGCATTACCAGCGAAGAGTGGCTAACATCATTGATGCGCACCACCGATCACATCCAATAA
- a CDS encoding LysR family transcriptional regulator yields MLNPVWLHTFKTLIEVGHFTQTAEKLFMTQPGVSQHIKKLEQSCQHALIKRENKSFELTEQGRIVYAYALELEDREKKLLEELSFDDAFSGHCKLACSGAMALMLYGPILEKQKQHPSLSLHLEAAPNQSILNAITQGHIDIGIVTDVPNKGLFHSERIGKERLCLVLPKQYQNKQITPQLLHDCGVISHPDAEHYMTLFFDQCEEPQLQEIKMSDLPLSGYVNQLSQILLPVSKGLGFTVLPQSAVDNFPLKDTLYIAQLKNTVCEELFLVRKRSRALPLRYQTIKEVLLDVIGGAHQ; encoded by the coding sequence ATGCTTAATCCTGTTTGGTTACATACATTTAAGACATTGATTGAAGTCGGTCATTTTACGCAAACGGCAGAAAAACTTTTTATGACTCAGCCTGGCGTCAGCCAACACATCAAAAAATTAGAGCAAAGTTGTCAGCATGCCTTGATCAAGCGCGAAAACAAAAGCTTCGAATTAACCGAGCAAGGCAGGATTGTCTACGCATATGCGCTCGAGTTAGAAGATAGAGAAAAGAAGCTGCTCGAAGAGCTCAGTTTTGATGATGCGTTTTCAGGCCATTGTAAACTGGCTTGTTCTGGTGCAATGGCGTTAATGTTGTATGGGCCCATTTTGGAGAAGCAAAAACAGCACCCGAGCTTATCGTTACATTTAGAAGCCGCGCCAAATCAATCTATTCTCAACGCCATAACGCAAGGGCACATTGATATTGGTATCGTGACTGATGTTCCCAACAAAGGTCTGTTTCACAGTGAGCGAATTGGTAAAGAGAGGTTGTGCTTGGTTCTGCCAAAGCAATATCAAAATAAGCAGATAACGCCACAACTCTTGCATGACTGTGGTGTCATTAGCCACCCTGATGCCGAGCATTACATGACGCTGTTTTTTGACCAATGTGAAGAACCACAGCTCCAAGAAATTAAGATGAGCGATTTACCATTATCCGGCTACGTAAATCAATTGAGCCAAATTTTGCTGCCTGTCAGCAAAGGACTTGGCTTCACCGTGCTGCCTCAAAGTGCGGTCGACAATTTTCCACTAAAAGACACGTTATACATTGCTCAACTGAAAAACACTGTATGTGAAGAGCTATTTCTGGTTCGTAAGCGCAGTCGTGCTCTACCTCTGCGCTATCAGACCATCAAAGAAGTGTTATTGGATGTGATCGGTGGTGCGCATCAATGA
- a CDS encoding YggL 50S ribosome-binding family protein encodes MKLDKIGNKSRRIRKKLFLGEFAILGFEISCETDINDFDRYDAFVDDFIDYIDELGLCFGGGGLELFEGFLCSTDRYGSATEEQKAQVIKWLEARPEVKSAQAGELVDANYL; translated from the coding sequence ATGAAATTAGACAAGATCGGTAACAAGAGCCGTCGTATCCGTAAAAAGCTGTTCTTAGGTGAGTTCGCAATCCTAGGTTTCGAGATCAGCTGTGAAACAGACATTAACGACTTCGACCGTTACGATGCATTCGTTGATGACTTTATCGACTACATTGACGAGCTTGGTCTTTGCTTCGGTGGCGGTGGTCTAGAACTGTTTGAAGGCTTCCTATGTTCTACTGACCGTTACGGCAGTGCGACTGAAGAACAGAAAGCGCAAGTTATCAAATGGTTAGAAGCACGCCCAGAAGTGAAAAGCGCGCAAGCGGGCGAACTAGTTGACGCCAACTACCTGTAA